The genome window CAGTTTGGGGAGAAGCTGAGAAGGTACGTGGGCGGATCACAGTACTTGATTCAAGGACAAGATTAGTCCATGTTGAAGATAATTGTTCTATAAGGAAAATCCCTTTCTTGGACATTATGAGGGTTAGTTATGCTTAGAAAGATATGAATCTTGTGGTGTGAGTATGATGAATTGTGGAAGGAACAACGTTGGTTGTGAGAGTCGAATTTCTTTCGGACGAGGTACAGGAAAACATAATTCGAATAGCCGAAGAAGCATGTTCATCTATTGAACCGGAGAATCTTTTTAGATATTACGATGAAGAAAACGATGTGGTTTACTGTGCCTCAGGAAGTGATGAGGGTTTCTGCGTTTCGGTAAGTGATTATCGACCTGAACTAAACGCTAGTGCCTTGGATATTCTAACGAATCGATTCGGTGAACCGCACTCGCTCAACGTGAAGGAGAGTTCGCTTGATCCAGGATTAAATATCTTTTATATGACATGGAATAGGCTAATTCAATAGGGACGTACATTTCACGCAGCTCATGAAGTCAGCTATGTAAAGATTAGAGTATGTAATTGTACTCCAAGTGAAACCATAAGGCGTAAATATTCTTGGAGGTAATGTGATGCAACAAATTGATGGGTTTGGGAGTTCATTTCTATCGAAATACATCGTAAAGTCAAAAGAAGAAATTGAAAGAGAGAAAGCCTTGGAAGAAGAGTTAATAACTGAAGCAGTTAAAGAGAAAACTGTACAGCAGCAGAAAGATACATATCTAACTGAGAATCGATAAAGTCGTTGAACTAGATGAGTATATTTGTAGTTGATTGTGAAGAATGATAGAGACGATGAGACAAAACTTCTCCCCCTCCCTCGCTTTTGCGAGGGACTTTTTTATAAAA of Brevibacillus choshinensis contains these proteins:
- a CDS encoding YolD-like family protein, which encodes MAKSNIPKRPTRDEFELEELGNQLVEAKEDKDVRVLTVWGEAEKVRGRITVLDSRTRLVHVEDNCSIRKIPFLDIMRVSYA